From a single Nissabacter sp. SGAir0207 genomic region:
- the rsmA gene encoding 16S rRNA (adenine(1518)-N(6)/adenine(1519)-N(6))-dimethyltransferase RsmA has protein sequence MNNRVHQGHFARKRFGQNFLNDQFVIDSIVSAIHPQPGEAVVEIGPGLGALTEPVGARMDKMTVIELDRDLAARLEVHPTLKDKLTIHQQDAMTVNFAELAEQAGQPLRVFGNLPYNISTPLMFHLFSYTQAIRDMHFMLQKEVVNRLVAGPNSKAYGRLTVMAQYYCKVIPVLEVPPTAFTPPPKVDSAVVRLVPHTELPYPVGDVRMLSRITTEAFNQRRKTIRNSLGHLFTPEQLTELGINPGLRAENITVAQYCALANWLSANPPHQQQEPQESL, from the coding sequence ATGAATAATCGAGTCCACCAAGGGCACTTTGCCCGCAAACGTTTTGGACAAAACTTCTTAAACGATCAGTTTGTCATCGACAGCATTGTCTCCGCCATCCACCCGCAACCGGGCGAGGCGGTGGTTGAAATCGGCCCCGGCCTCGGCGCACTGACCGAGCCGGTCGGCGCACGCATGGACAAAATGACCGTGATCGAGCTGGACCGCGATTTGGCGGCCCGGCTGGAAGTGCACCCGACGCTGAAGGACAAGCTCACCATCCACCAGCAGGACGCCATGACCGTCAACTTCGCCGAGCTGGCGGAGCAGGCAGGCCAGCCGCTGCGGGTGTTCGGCAATTTGCCGTATAACATCTCTACCCCGTTGATGTTCCATCTTTTCAGCTATACTCAGGCGATCCGCGACATGCACTTCATGTTGCAGAAAGAGGTGGTCAACCGTCTGGTGGCCGGGCCGAACAGCAAGGCCTATGGCCGCCTGACCGTGATGGCGCAGTACTACTGCAAGGTTATCCCGGTGCTGGAAGTGCCGCCGACGGCCTTTACCCCGCCGCCGAAAGTGGACTCCGCCGTGGTGCGTCTGGTGCCGCACACCGAGCTGCCCTACCCGGTCGGCGACGTGCGCATGTTGAGCCGCATCACCACCGAGGCGTTCAACCAGCGCCGCAAGACCATCCGTAACAGCCTCGGCCACCTGTTCACCCCAGAGCAGCTGACCGAACTGGGCATCAACCCCGGCCTGCGGGCGGAGAACATTACCGTGGCGCAGTATTGCGCGCTGGCAAACTGGCTCTCCGCCAATCCGCCGCATCAGCAGCAGGAACCACAGGAGTCGCTGTAA
- the apaG gene encoding Co2+/Mg2+ efflux protein ApaG: MIESPRVCVQVQSVYIESQSLPDENRYVFAYTISIRNLGRHPVQLLRRYWLITDANGREMEVQGEGVVGEQPHILPGGEFQYTSGAVLETPLGAMQGHYEMIDEQGAPFRVAIPAFRLAIPTMIN; encoded by the coding sequence ATGATTGAGTCGCCCCGCGTTTGCGTACAGGTACAGAGCGTTTACATTGAGTCCCAGTCGTTGCCCGACGAGAACCGCTATGTCTTTGCTTATACCATCTCGATCCGCAACCTGGGGCGGCATCCGGTACAGCTGCTGCGCCGCTACTGGCTGATCACCGACGCCAATGGGCGTGAAATGGAGGTCCAGGGCGAGGGGGTGGTCGGCGAGCAGCCGCACATCCTGCCCGGCGGCGAGTTCCAGTACACCAGTGGTGCCGTGCTGGAGACGCCGCTCGGCGCCATGCAGGGCCACTATGAGATGATTGATGAGCAGGGAGCGCCCTTCCGTGTCGCCATTCCCGCCTTCCGCCTTGCCATTCCAACCATGATTAACTGA
- the apaH gene encoding bis(5'-nucleosyl)-tetraphosphatase (symmetrical) ApaH, with amino-acid sequence MSTYLIGDIHGCYEELRALLAQVNFDPATDTLWLTGDLVARGPASLDVLRYVRSLGPAVRMVLGNHDLHLLAVYAGISRNKPKDRITPLLEAEDADELINWLRRQPVLQVDEEKRLVMAHAGITPQWDLATAQLCAREVEAVLSSDSYPLFLDAMYGDMPNNWLPELSGLARLRFSTNALTRMRYCFPNGQLDMICKDMPEHAPAPLKPWFALPNPVAEQGYAIIFGHWASLEGRGAPEGIYALDTGCCWGGELTLLRWEDKAYFTQPSNRQHDMAETEAPKAS; translated from the coding sequence ATGTCGACATATCTGATAGGCGATATCCACGGCTGCTATGAGGAGCTGCGCGCGTTGCTGGCGCAGGTCAATTTCGATCCGGCTACTGACACCCTGTGGCTGACCGGCGATCTGGTGGCGCGCGGCCCGGCTTCGCTGGACGTGCTGCGCTACGTGCGCTCGCTCGGCCCGGCGGTGCGGATGGTGCTGGGCAACCATGACCTGCACCTGCTGGCGGTCTACGCTGGCATCAGCCGCAACAAACCCAAGGATCGCATCACGCCGCTGCTGGAGGCGGAGGATGCCGATGAGCTGATCAACTGGCTGCGCCGCCAACCGGTGTTGCAGGTGGATGAGGAGAAGCGGCTGGTGATGGCCCACGCTGGCATTACGCCACAGTGGGATCTGGCGACCGCCCAACTCTGCGCGCGTGAGGTGGAGGCGGTGCTGAGCAGTGACAGCTACCCGCTGTTCCTCGACGCCATGTATGGCGACATGCCCAACAACTGGCTGCCGGAACTGTCCGGGCTGGCGCGCCTGCGCTTTAGCACCAACGCGCTGACGCGGATGCGCTACTGCTTCCCCAACGGCCAGCTCGACATGATCTGCAAGGACATGCCGGAGCACGCACCCGCGCCGCTCAAGCCGTGGTTTGCGCTGCCTAACCCGGTGGCGGAGCAGGGTTACGCCATCATCTTTGGCCACTGGGCCTCACTGGAGGGGCGTGGCGCGCCGGAGGGCATCTATGCCCTCGACACCGGCTGCTGCTGGGGTGGCGAACTGACGCTGCTGCGCTGGGAGGATAAGGCGTACTTCACCCAGCCCTCCAACCGCCAGCATGACATGGCGGAGACCGAGGCCCCCAAGGCCTCCTGA
- a CDS encoding PhoX family phosphatase, whose protein sequence is MSEKIELNADRLMNPTRRKLLLGSAGMVGLAGFLGGIGTFPRDVWAAEGTGTNGSKLLGFKGIAASTEDKVVLAEGYRSDVLISWGDPLHAGAPAFDPNGGNSAADQEQQFGDNNDGMSFFPLDDNRGVMAINNEYVNEPYLFAHGGKKATSLEDVRKSQAAHGVSVLEVRRVAGSPRWERVTDSRYNRRITANTPMTFSGPAAGNALLQTAADPTGTRVLGTFGNCANGKTPWGTYLTCEENFDTYFGTKQAGFATTADQKRYTLKPEDPERNWPDYDPRFDVAKNPNEFNRFGWIVEIDPMNPDSTPIKRTALGRFKHENAAVTVAEDGRLVVYMGDDERGEHIYKFVSNGKVDSANPANNRTLLDEGTLYAAQFNGDANGTPLKGTGKWLPLRFGENGLTPENGFQNAAEVLIFARKAAAQVGATKMDRPEWIAVNPHDGRAYCTLTNNSKRGDEGMPLNAANPRPDNIYGQIIRWDEGGDATAESFSWDMYALCGNPIAHPQGVNRGTPNITAENTFNSPDGLGFDHDGRLWILTDGKYTNSGDYQGQGNNQMLVGDPQSGEIRRFLVGPKSCELTGVAFTPDYRTLFVNIQHPGEEGDSHFPDNSPRPRSSVLMITREDGGIIGA, encoded by the coding sequence ATGAGTGAAAAAATTGAACTGAATGCCGACCGCCTGATGAATCCAACCCGCCGCAAATTATTGCTGGGAAGCGCGGGGATGGTGGGTCTGGCGGGCTTCCTGGGCGGCATTGGCACCTTCCCGCGTGACGTCTGGGCGGCAGAGGGCACGGGCACCAACGGCAGCAAGCTACTGGGCTTCAAGGGCATTGCCGCCTCCACCGAGGACAAGGTGGTGCTGGCCGAGGGCTACCGGTCGGACGTGCTGATCTCCTGGGGCGACCCGCTGCACGCGGGCGCGCCAGCCTTCGATCCGAATGGCGGCAACAGCGCGGCGGATCAGGAGCAGCAGTTCGGCGACAACAACGATGGCATGAGCTTCTTCCCGCTGGATGACAACCGTGGCGTGATGGCCATCAACAACGAATATGTCAACGAGCCATACCTGTTCGCCCACGGCGGCAAAAAGGCCACCAGCCTGGAGGATGTGCGCAAGTCGCAGGCGGCGCATGGCGTCTCGGTGCTGGAAGTGCGCCGCGTCGCCGGTTCTCCGCGCTGGGAGCGCGTCACCGACTCGCGCTACAACCGCCGCATCACCGCCAACACGCCGATGACCTTCAGCGGCCCGGCGGCGGGCAACGCGCTGCTGCAAACCGCCGCTGACCCAACCGGCACCCGCGTGCTCGGCACCTTCGGCAACTGCGCCAACGGCAAAACCCCGTGGGGCACCTACCTCACCTGTGAAGAGAACTTCGACACCTACTTCGGCACCAAACAGGCGGGCTTTGCCACCACCGCTGACCAGAAGCGCTATACCTTGAAGCCAGAGGATCCAGAGCGCAACTGGCCGGACTACGACCCGCGCTTTGACGTGGCGAAAAACCCGAACGAGTTCAACCGCTTTGGCTGGATCGTCGAGATCGACCCGATGAACCCGGACTCCACGCCAATCAAGCGCACCGCGCTGGGCCGCTTCAAACATGAGAATGCCGCCGTTACCGTCGCCGAAGATGGCCGGTTGGTGGTCTACATGGGCGATGACGAGCGCGGCGAGCACATCTACAAATTCGTCTCCAACGGCAAGGTGGACAGCGCCAACCCGGCCAACAACCGCACACTGCTGGATGAGGGCACGCTCTACGCCGCGCAGTTCAATGGCGACGCCAATGGCACGCCGTTGAAGGGCACCGGCAAGTGGCTGCCGCTGCGCTTTGGTGAGAATGGCCTGACGCCGGAGAATGGTTTCCAGAACGCGGCCGAGGTGCTGATCTTCGCCCGCAAGGCGGCGGCACAGGTGGGCGCGACCAAGATGGATCGCCCGGAGTGGATCGCCGTCAACCCGCATGATGGCCGCGCCTACTGCACCCTGACCAACAACAGCAAACGTGGCGACGAGGGGATGCCGCTCAACGCCGCCAACCCGCGCCCGGACAACATCTACGGCCAGATCATCCGCTGGGATGAGGGCGGCGACGCCACCGCCGAGAGCTTCAGTTGGGACATGTACGCGCTGTGCGGCAACCCGATCGCCCACCCGCAGGGCGTCAACCGCGGCACGCCGAACATCACGGCGGAGAACACCTTCAACAGCCCGGATGGGCTGGGCTTCGACCACGATGGCCGCCTGTGGATCCTGACCGACGGCAAGTACACCAACAGCGGTGACTATCAGGGGCAGGGCAATAACCAGATGCTGGTGGGCGACCCGCAGAGCGGCGAGATCCGCCGCTTCCTGGTGGGGCCGAAGTCCTGCGAATTGACCGGCGTGGCCTTCACCCCGGACTACCGCACGCTGTTCGTCAACATCCAGCACCCCGGCGAGGAGGGCGACTCCCACTTCCCGGACAACAGCCCGCGCCCGCGCTCTTCGGTACTGATGATCACCCGTGAGGATGGCGGCATCATCGGCGCCTGA
- the folA gene encoding type 3 dihydrofolate reductase — protein sequence MIISLIAALAVDRVIGMENAMPWHLPADLAWFKRNTLNKPVIMGRKTFESIGRPLPGRHNIVISSHPGDHDGVTWATSVEAALAEAGDAAEVMVIGGGRVYDQFLPRADRLYLTHIDAEVEGDTHFPDYEPDEWESQFSEFHDADDNNSHSYCFEILDRRR from the coding sequence ATGATTATCAGCCTGATCGCTGCACTGGCGGTGGATCGCGTTATTGGCATGGAAAATGCCATGCCGTGGCATTTACCGGCTGACTTGGCGTGGTTCAAGCGTAACACGCTCAATAAACCGGTAATTATGGGACGCAAGACATTTGAGTCTATTGGACGCCCGCTGCCGGGACGCCACAATATTGTTATCAGCAGCCACCCCGGCGACCACGATGGCGTCACCTGGGCCACCTCCGTCGAGGCTGCGCTGGCCGAGGCTGGCGACGCCGCCGAGGTGATGGTGATTGGCGGTGGTCGGGTCTATGACCAGTTCCTGCCGCGTGCTGACCGCCTCTACCTGACGCACATTGATGCCGAAGTGGAGGGGGATACCCACTTCCCGGACTACGAGCCGGATGAGTGGGAGAGCCAGTTCAGCGAATTCCACGATGCGGATGACAACAACTCCCACAGTTACTGTTTCGAAATCCTCGACCGCCGTCGTTAA
- a CDS encoding LysE family translocator: MLETSLFVATIAALGMLSPGPDFFLVIKNAARYPRAAAMFTALGVICGVATHMSYCVAGLAVVITTTPWLFNVLKYAGAAYLIWVGIQALRARGDSKMNLSQLTPQSVSLKAAFLQGYLCNLLNPKATLFFLAVFTQVLQVNSSIGEKLWYAGIILSLSVVWWPLLVILFQSEPVRRGLAKAQKIVDRLLGGVLIALGIKVALS; encoded by the coding sequence ATGTTAGAAACCTCTCTGTTTGTCGCGACCATCGCGGCGCTGGGCATGTTGTCGCCCGGCCCGGACTTCTTTTTGGTGATCAAGAACGCGGCGCGCTACCCGCGTGCGGCGGCGATGTTCACCGCGCTGGGCGTCATCTGTGGCGTGGCGACCCATATGTCCTACTGCGTCGCCGGGCTGGCGGTGGTGATCACCACCACCCCCTGGCTGTTCAACGTGCTGAAATACGCTGGCGCGGCCTACCTGATCTGGGTCGGCATTCAGGCGCTACGCGCGCGTGGCGACAGCAAAATGAACCTCAGCCAGCTCACCCCGCAGAGCGTCAGCCTGAAGGCGGCCTTCTTGCAGGGCTACCTCTGCAACCTGCTGAACCCGAAGGCGACGCTGTTCTTTCTGGCGGTCTTTACCCAGGTGTTGCAGGTCAACTCCAGCATCGGCGAGAAGCTGTGGTACGCCGGTATCATCCTCAGCCTGTCGGTGGTCTGGTGGCCGCTGCTGGTGATCCTGTTCCAGAGCGAGCCGGTACGGCGCGGACTGGCGAAGGCGCAGAAGATCGTTGACCGCCTGCTGGGCGGCGTGCTGATCGCACTGGGGATCAAGGTGGCGTTGAGCTGA
- a CDS encoding nucleoside recognition domain-containing protein — MKTETPHATERVGITGYLAFFITILLFSGLFSSSSGWWRVLDFTVLNGAFGTLNAPGDTVTSFRGSGGSGAKDGFLFALELAPSVILSLGLIAITEGLGGLRAAQQLMTPVLRPLLGVPGICSLALIANLQNTDAAAGMTKELAESKVITEQERAIFATYQTSGSAIITNYFSSAAALFSVITVPVITPLAVILLFKFIGANLLRVWIFALESRRAQEQ, encoded by the coding sequence ATGAAAACAGAGACACCTCACGCAACAGAGCGGGTCGGCATCACCGGCTACCTCGCCTTCTTTATCACCATCCTGCTCTTCTCCGGCCTCTTCTCCAGCAGCAGCGGCTGGTGGCGGGTGCTGGACTTCACCGTGCTGAATGGCGCGTTCGGCACGCTCAATGCGCCGGGCGATACCGTCACCTCCTTCCGCGGCAGCGGCGGCAGCGGCGCGAAAGATGGCTTCCTGTTCGCCCTCGAGCTAGCGCCCTCAGTGATCCTCTCGCTGGGCCTGATCGCCATCACCGAGGGGCTGGGTGGCCTGCGCGCCGCGCAGCAACTGATGACGCCCGTCCTGCGCCCGCTGCTCGGCGTGCCGGGTATCTGCTCGCTGGCGTTGATCGCCAACTTACAGAACACCGACGCCGCCGCCGGCATGACCAAGGAGCTGGCGGAGTCGAAGGTGATCACCGAACAGGAGCGGGCAATCTTCGCCACTTACCAGACCAGCGGCAGCGCCATCATCACCAACTACTTCTCCTCGGCGGCGGCGCTGTTCAGCGTCATCACCGTGCCGGTGATCACCCCGCTGGCGGTGATTCTGCTGTTCAAATTCATTGGCGCGAATCTGTTACGCGTCTGGATCTTCGCGCTGGAAAGCCGCCGGGCACAGGAGCAATAA
- a CDS encoding YjiG family protein, giving the protein MVTQRKNVMEMFIDGARRGFTIATTNLLPNVVMAFVIIQALKVTGLLEWVGRICQPVMALWGLPGEAATVLLAALMSMGGAVGVCASLVLEGALNGHHATVLLPAIYLMGNPVQNVGRCLGTAGVHPRYYPLILAVCVINALLSIWVMQALV; this is encoded by the coding sequence ATGGTGACGCAACGCAAAAATGTGATGGAGATGTTTATCGACGGCGCGCGGCGCGGCTTTACCATCGCCACCACCAACCTGCTGCCGAACGTGGTGATGGCGTTCGTCATCATTCAGGCACTGAAGGTGACCGGCCTGCTGGAGTGGGTCGGCCGGATTTGCCAGCCGGTAATGGCGCTGTGGGGGCTGCCGGGCGAGGCGGCGACGGTGCTGCTGGCGGCGCTGATGAGCATGGGCGGCGCGGTCGGCGTCTGTGCCAGCTTGGTGCTGGAGGGGGCGCTCAACGGCCACCACGCCACCGTGCTGCTGCCCGCCATCTACCTGATGGGCAACCCGGTACAGAACGTCGGCCGCTGCCTCGGCACCGCTGGGGTGCACCCGCGCTACTACCCGCTGATTCTGGCGGTCTGTGTGATCAACGCCCTGCTCTCCATCTGGGTGATGCAGGCTCTGGTGTAA
- the iadA gene encoding beta-aspartyl-peptidase, whose amino-acid sequence MDLSMVGGVLLRGANVYTPQALGRQDLLVIAGKIVALAPHIAPESLPGCEVVDLAGHCLCPGLIDQHVHLIGGGGEAGPHTRTPEVRLSRLVEAGITSVVGLLGTDSVTRHPESLLAKVRALESEGISAWMLTGAYGIPSPTITGSVERDVALIDKVIGVKCAISDHRSAAPAPAALANLAAQARVGGLLGGKAGVSVFHLGNSPRLLAPLEAILRDSDVPIGKLLPTHVNRSTTLFTAALEFARAGGHIDLTSGIETPFSAAEGVARAVAANVPLARLSISSDGNGSQPVFDEQGNLQGIGVAGFTSLPQALRELVQCHGFTLAEALCPFTCNVAAFLGLSMKGELLPGRDADLLVLTPDLAIDQVWAKGKRLVENGKACVKGTFEE is encoded by the coding sequence ATGGATCTCTCAATGGTTGGCGGCGTGTTGCTGCGCGGTGCCAATGTCTATACCCCGCAGGCGCTCGGACGGCAGGATCTGCTGGTGATCGCCGGCAAAATTGTGGCCCTCGCCCCGCACATCGCGCCGGAGTCACTGCCCGGCTGTGAGGTGGTGGATCTGGCGGGCCACTGCCTCTGTCCCGGCCTGATTGACCAGCACGTCCACCTGATTGGCGGCGGCGGCGAGGCTGGCCCGCACACCCGCACGCCGGAGGTGCGGCTGTCGCGGCTGGTGGAGGCAGGCATCACCAGCGTGGTGGGGCTGCTGGGCACCGACAGCGTGACGCGCCACCCGGAGTCGCTGCTGGCCAAGGTGCGGGCGCTGGAGAGCGAGGGGATCAGCGCCTGGATGCTGACCGGGGCCTACGGCATTCCCTCGCCCACCATTACCGGCAGCGTCGAGCGCGACGTGGCGCTGATTGACAAGGTGATCGGCGTGAAGTGCGCCATCTCCGACCACCGCTCCGCGGCCCCGGCCCCGGCGGCGCTGGCCAATCTGGCGGCGCAGGCGCGGGTCGGTGGCCTGCTGGGCGGCAAGGCGGGCGTCAGCGTCTTCCACCTCGGCAACAGCCCGCGCCTGCTGGCCCCGCTCGAGGCAATCCTGCGCGACAGCGACGTGCCGATCGGCAAGCTGCTGCCGACCCACGTCAACCGCAGCACCACGCTGTTCACCGCCGCGCTGGAGTTCGCGCGCGCGGGCGGCCACATCGACCTGACCAGCGGCATTGAGACCCCGTTCAGCGCCGCCGAAGGGGTGGCGCGGGCGGTGGCGGCCAATGTGCCGCTGGCGCGCCTGAGCATCAGCTCCGATGGCAACGGCAGCCAGCCGGTATTTGACGAGCAGGGCAACCTACAGGGCATCGGCGTGGCCGGGTTCACCTCCCTGCCGCAGGCGCTGCGCGAACTGGTGCAGTGCCACGGCTTCACGCTCGCGGAGGCGCTCTGCCCCTTCACCTGCAATGTGGCGGCCTTCTTGGGGCTAAGCATGAAAGGGGAACTGCTGCCGGGGCGTGACGCTGACCTGCTGGTGCTGACGCCGGATCTGGCGATCGATCAGGTGTGGGCGAAGGGGAAACGGCTGGTGGAGAACGGCAAGGCGTGCGTGAAAGGGACGTTTGAGGAGTAA
- the kefC gene encoding glutathione-regulated potassium-efflux system protein KefC, whose protein sequence is MDNHAMMIEGLIYLGSAALIVPIAVRFGLGSVLGYLIAGCLIGPWGLRLVADAESILTFAEIGVVLMLFIIGLELDPKRLWNLRAAVFGGGGLQMAGCGVLLSAFCYVLGLSWQVAALIGLTLSLSSTAIAMQAMSERNLTSTPVGNSAFAALLFQDIAAIPLVAMIPLLASTGGGTTLSTFALSAGKMVLALALVVLLGRYVTRPLLRFVAKSGMREVFSAVALFLVFGFGVLLEMAGLSMAMGAFLAGVLLASSEYRHALESDIQPFKGLLLGLFFIGVGMSIDFGTLVNNPLLILTLLGGFMLLKGALLWLLAPMLHVPRAQRGLFAILLGQGSEFAFVVFSTAQNAGVLPVEWSKALTLAVALSMAVTPLLLVLSKRFEKAAPANSRPDDTIDEHASVIVAGFGRFGQITGRLLLSNGINAVVLDNDPDHVETLRKFGTKVFYGDVTRVELLESAGAAQAKVLVNALDDVDANLQLTDLAREHFPHLKIIARARDVDHYYQLRLRGVESPEREMFEGSLRTARRALEAIGIGAYEAREKADIFRDYNLKMLEETLPNYEDTEFRIATMQRAKTMLTEAMAMDHTRLARAQQTGWQGRSEEGEIPQEETPHQA, encoded by the coding sequence CGGCTCTGCGGCGCTGATCGTGCCGATTGCCGTGCGCTTTGGCCTCGGCTCGGTGCTCGGCTACCTGATCGCTGGCTGTTTGATTGGGCCGTGGGGGCTACGGCTGGTGGCCGATGCCGAATCGATTTTGACCTTCGCCGAAATCGGCGTGGTGCTGATGCTGTTTATCATCGGTTTGGAGCTGGATCCGAAACGGCTGTGGAACCTGCGCGCCGCGGTGTTCGGCGGCGGCGGCTTGCAGATGGCTGGCTGTGGGGTGCTGCTCAGCGCCTTCTGCTACGTGCTCGGCCTGAGTTGGCAGGTGGCGGCGCTGATTGGCCTGACGCTGTCGCTCTCCTCCACCGCCATCGCCATGCAGGCGATGAGCGAACGTAACCTGACCTCGACGCCGGTGGGCAACAGCGCCTTTGCCGCGCTGCTGTTCCAGGACATCGCCGCCATTCCGCTGGTGGCGATGATCCCGCTGCTGGCGAGCACCGGCGGCGGCACCACCCTCAGTACCTTTGCGCTCTCCGCTGGCAAAATGGTGCTGGCGTTGGCGCTGGTGGTGCTGCTTGGCCGCTACGTCACCCGCCCGCTGCTGCGCTTTGTTGCCAAGTCCGGGATGCGTGAGGTGTTCAGCGCCGTGGCACTGTTTTTGGTGTTCGGCTTTGGCGTGCTGCTGGAGATGGCCGGGCTGTCGATGGCGATGGGCGCGTTCCTCGCTGGCGTGCTGCTCGCCAGTTCCGAGTACCGCCACGCGCTGGAGAGCGATATCCAACCCTTCAAGGGGCTGCTGCTGGGGCTGTTCTTCATTGGCGTCGGCATGTCGATCGACTTCGGTACGCTGGTGAACAACCCGTTGCTGATCCTCACCCTGCTGGGCGGCTTTATGCTGCTGAAGGGGGCGCTGCTGTGGCTGCTGGCCCCAATGCTGCACGTGCCACGCGCCCAGCGTGGGCTGTTCGCCATCCTGCTCGGGCAGGGCAGTGAGTTCGCCTTTGTGGTGTTCAGCACTGCCCAGAACGCTGGCGTGCTGCCGGTCGAGTGGTCGAAGGCGCTGACGCTGGCGGTGGCGCTGTCAATGGCGGTGACACCGCTGCTGCTGGTGCTGTCCAAGCGCTTCGAGAAGGCGGCACCCGCCAATTCACGCCCAGATGACACCATTGATGAGCACGCCAGCGTGATCGTCGCGGGCTTCGGCCGCTTTGGCCAGATCACCGGCCGTCTGCTGCTGTCGAACGGCATCAACGCGGTGGTTCTGGACAACGACCCGGATCACGTGGAGACGCTGCGCAAATTTGGCACCAAGGTGTTCTATGGCGATGTCACGCGCGTGGAGTTGCTGGAGTCCGCGGGCGCGGCGCAGGCCAAAGTGTTGGTCAACGCGCTGGATGACGTGGACGCCAACCTGCAACTGACCGACCTGGCGCGTGAGCACTTCCCGCACCTGAAGATCATCGCCCGCGCGCGTGACGTTGACCACTACTACCAGCTGCGGCTGCGTGGCGTGGAGTCGCCGGAGCGTGAGATGTTTGAAGGCTCGCTACGCACGGCCCGCCGCGCGCTGGAGGCGATCGGCATCGGTGCCTATGAGGCGCGGGAGAAAGCGGACATCTTCCGCGACTACAACCTGAAGATGCTGGAGGAGACGCTGCCGAACTACGAGGATACTGAGTTCCGCATCGCCACCATGCAGCGCGCCAAAACCATGCTGACCGAAGCGATGGCGATGGATCATACCCGCCTGGCGCGGGCGCAGCAGACTGGCTGGCAGGGGCGCTCGGAAGAGGGCGAGATCCCGCAGGAGGAGACGCCGCACCAAGCCTGA